A single region of the Nicotiana sylvestris chromosome 6, ASM39365v2, whole genome shotgun sequence genome encodes:
- the LOC138871689 gene encoding uncharacterized protein gives MTIGEETTTNSVNNAAGTTVFPSINHNHPLFLQPTDTPGSKLISLQLTGSDNYAIWSRSMRIGLLGKSLGRLKGEFFDKVNGYRVLYLNREIHNLTQSTISVTDYFSKLRDLSDKFNAVMPCPGCPCLESKKYAQHFEYNRLLQFLMGSNESYSQSRS, from the exons ATGACGATTGGAGAAGAAACAACTACTAATAGTGTCAATAATGCAGCTGGCACAACTGTGTTTCCGTCAATTAACCACAATCATCCACTCTTCCTTCAACCAACAGACACTCCAGGTAGTAAACTAATCTCTCTTCAACTTACTGGTTCAGATAATTATGCGATATGGAGTAGGTCTATGAGGATTGGCCTGTTAGGGAAGA GTTTAGGAAGACTTAAAGGAGAATTTTTTGACAAGGTAAATGGATATAGGGTTTTGTATCTCAATAGAGAAATTCATAACCTCACTCAAAGTACTATATCTGTTACTGACTACTTCTCCAAGCTGAGAGACCTTTCGGATAAGTTTAATGCAGTAATGCCTTGTCCTGGTTGTCCATGTCTTGAATCAAAGAAATATGCCCAACATTTTGAGTATAACAGGCTACTCCAATTTCTGATGGGATCGAATGAGTCTTACTCACAGTCAAGGAGTTAG